A single region of the Massilia sp. erpn genome encodes:
- a CDS encoding NAD(P)H-quinone oxidoreductase: protein MRAIEISKPGAADVLRVCERPIPALKAGELRIKVHAAGVNRPDVLQRMGHYAPPPGASDLPGLEVAGEIVDGDLGSSGFKVGDLVCALVQGGGYAEYCAAPVGQVLPIPKGWSPLEAASLPETYFTVWSNVFDRAGLSGRETLLVQGGTSGIGVTAIQLARAFGHRVFATAGSEDKARACEHLGAERGINYRHEDFAEVVKALTGGRGADVILDMVAGDYLPREIACLADDGRLAIIALLGGAKAELDMGQLLRRRLTVTGSTLRPRSVEFKAAIAAQLRQRVWPLLERGEIKPVIYQTFPLEQAAAAHALMESSAHVGKIMLQLV from the coding sequence ATGCGCGCCATCGAGATCAGCAAGCCGGGGGCAGCCGATGTGCTGCGTGTCTGTGAACGTCCCATACCGGCGCTGAAAGCGGGCGAGCTGCGCATCAAGGTGCATGCGGCTGGCGTCAACCGGCCCGACGTGCTGCAGCGCATGGGCCATTACGCGCCGCCGCCGGGCGCCTCCGACCTGCCGGGCCTGGAAGTGGCGGGCGAGATCGTGGACGGTGACCTGGGCAGCAGCGGCTTCAAGGTCGGCGACCTGGTCTGCGCCCTGGTGCAGGGCGGCGGCTATGCCGAGTACTGCGCCGCGCCGGTGGGCCAGGTGCTGCCGATTCCCAAGGGCTGGTCGCCGCTGGAAGCGGCTTCCCTGCCCGAGACCTATTTCACAGTGTGGAGCAATGTTTTCGACCGCGCCGGCCTGAGCGGCCGCGAAACCCTGCTGGTGCAGGGTGGTACTTCGGGCATCGGCGTCACGGCCATCCAGCTGGCGCGCGCCTTCGGCCACCGCGTCTTCGCCACCGCCGGCAGCGAGGACAAGGCGCGTGCCTGCGAGCACCTGGGCGCCGAACGCGGCATCAACTACCGCCATGAGGACTTCGCCGAGGTGGTCAAGGCGCTGACCGGGGGCAGGGGCGCGGACGTGATCCTGGATATGGTGGCGGGCGACTACCTGCCGCGCGAGATCGCCTGCCTGGCCGACGACGGCCGCCTGGCCATCATCGCCCTGCTGGGCGGCGCCAAGGCCGAGCTGGACATGGGCCAGCTGCTGCGCCGCCGCCTGACCGTGACCGGCTCCACCCTGCGTCCGCGCTCGGTCGAGTTCAAGGCCGCCATCGCGGCCCAGCTGCGCCAGCGCGTCTGGCCGCTGCTCGAGCGCGGCGAGATCAAGCCCGTGATCTACCAGACCTTCCCGCTGGAGCAAGCCGCTGCCGCCCATGCGCTGATGGAAAGCAGTGCCCACGTCGGCAAGATCATGCTGCAACTGGTCTGA
- the tpiA gene encoding triose-phosphate isomerase: MRRKLVIGNWKMNGSRTGNTVLLSGIVAGLASAKADCAVCAPAPYLAQCQAELAGTPVAWGAQDVSAQASGAYTGEVAASMLQDFGCRYAIVGHSERRAYHGESNELVAQKAQAALAAGLIPVVCVGETLAEREAGQTGAVVGAQLQAVLDLLDNAALAKIVLAYEPVWAIGTGKTATPAMAQEVHALLRQQVAERSAEAASGMQILYGGSMKPENAGELLAQADIDGGLIGGAALKAADFLAIIRAAE; this comes from the coding sequence ATGCGACGCAAACTCGTTATCGGCAATTGGAAGATGAACGGCAGTCGTACCGGCAATACGGTACTGCTGTCCGGGATTGTGGCCGGCCTGGCTTCGGCCAAGGCCGATTGTGCGGTATGCGCGCCAGCCCCGTATCTGGCCCAGTGCCAGGCTGAACTGGCGGGTACGCCAGTGGCGTGGGGTGCGCAGGATGTGTCGGCCCAGGCTTCCGGCGCCTACACCGGCGAAGTGGCGGCGTCCATGCTGCAGGATTTCGGCTGCCGCTATGCGATCGTCGGCCACTCCGAGCGTCGCGCCTATCATGGTGAAAGCAATGAATTGGTGGCGCAGAAGGCGCAGGCGGCTCTGGCTGCTGGCCTGATCCCCGTGGTCTGCGTCGGCGAGACCCTGGCCGAGCGCGAAGCCGGGCAGACCGGTGCCGTGGTCGGCGCCCAGCTGCAAGCCGTGCTGGACCTGCTGGACAATGCCGCCCTGGCCAAGATCGTGCTCGCCTACGAGCCGGTCTGGGCCATCGGCACCGGCAAGACCGCGACCCCGGCCATGGCGCAAGAGGTGCACGCTTTATTGCGCCAGCAAGTGGCCGAACGTAGCGCGGAAGCCGCATCCGGCATGCAGATTTTGTACGGCGGCAGCATGAAACCCGAAAATGCGGGAGAATTGCTGGCCCAGGCAGATATTGACGGCGGCCTGATTGGCGGCGCCGCACTGAAGGCGGCGGATTTCCTGGCGATTATCCGCGCGGCTGAATAA
- the secG gene encoding preprotein translocase subunit SecG yields the protein MNTLFNLVIVVQVLSALAIIGLVLLQHGKGADMGAAFGSGASGSLFGATGSSNFMSKSTAVAAAIFFSATLGLSTMATQRGAVSTSGGVMQNVNTPAPAPVKGSAAIPSAAPQAPAEAPAASAPAAAAPAAAAPASSAPGAQIPK from the coding sequence ATGAACACCTTGTTCAATTTGGTTATTGTGGTACAGGTTTTGTCGGCGCTGGCCATTATCGGCCTGGTGCTGCTGCAGCACGGTAAGGGTGCCGATATGGGCGCCGCCTTCGGTTCCGGCGCCTCGGGCAGCCTGTTTGGCGCCACCGGTTCCTCCAACTTCATGTCGAAGTCGACGGCGGTGGCGGCGGCGATCTTCTTCTCCGCTACCCTGGGCCTGTCGACCATGGCCACCCAGCGCGGCGCGGTCAGCACCAGCGGCGGCGTGATGCAAAATGTGAACACCCCGGCGCCAGCGCCGGTAAAAGGTTCGGCGGCGATTCCATCGGCAGCGCCACAAGCGCCCGCGGAAGCGCCTGCAGCCTCGGCTCCAGCCGCTGCGGCTCCTGCAGCCGCTGCGCCTGCATCGAGCGCTCCTGGCGCGCAAATCCCGAAGTAA
- a CDS encoding NADH-quinone oxidoreductase subunit A yields MNLENYFPVLLFLLVGIGVGVVPQLLGRFLGPNKPDAAKLSPYECGFEAFEDARMKFDVRYYLVAILFILFDLETAFFFPWGVSMRELGWQGYVTMMVFIAEFVVGFWYIWKKGALDWE; encoded by the coding sequence GTGAACCTCGAAAATTACTTCCCCGTCCTGTTGTTCCTCTTAGTCGGCATTGGTGTCGGCGTAGTTCCCCAGCTGCTGGGCCGTTTCCTCGGTCCGAATAAACCCGATGCAGCGAAACTCTCCCCTTACGAGTGCGGCTTCGAAGCCTTCGAAGACGCGCGTATGAAATTCGACGTGCGCTACTACCTCGTCGCAATTCTGTTCATTTTGTTCGATCTGGAAACGGCATTCTTCTTCCCCTGGGGCGTCTCCATGCGCGAACTGGGCTGGCAGGGATACGTGACGATGATGGTGTTCATCGCCGAATTCGTGGTCGGTTTTTGGTATATCTGGAAGAAAGGTGCCCTTGATTGGGAATAA
- a CDS encoding NADH-quinone oxidoreductase subunit B family protein, which produces MSIEGVLNEGFITTTADKLINWARTGSMYPMTFGLACCAVEMMHAGAARYDLERFGFMFRPSPRQSDVMIVAGTLCNKMAPALRKVYDQMPEPRWVISMGSCANGGGYYHYSYSVVRGCDRIVPVDVYVPGCPPTAEALLYGILQLHNKIKRTNTIAR; this is translated from the coding sequence ATGTCTATTGAAGGCGTATTAAACGAAGGTTTCATCACCACGACGGCCGACAAGCTGATTAACTGGGCGCGCACGGGTTCCATGTACCCGATGACGTTCGGTCTGGCTTGCTGCGCGGTGGAGATGATGCATGCAGGTGCGGCCCGTTACGACCTTGAGCGTTTCGGTTTCATGTTCCGTCCATCCCCGCGTCAGTCCGACGTGATGATTGTTGCCGGCACGCTGTGCAACAAGATGGCGCCGGCGCTGCGCAAGGTCTACGACCAGATGCCGGAGCCGCGCTGGGTGATCTCCATGGGTTCCTGCGCCAATGGCGGCGGCTACTACCACTACTCCTACTCGGTGGTGCGCGGTTGCGACCGCATTGTGCCGGTGGACGTGTATGTGCCAGGCTGCCCGCCGACCGCGGAAGCCCTGCTGTACGGCATTCTGCAGCTGCACAACAAGATCAAGCGAACCAATACGATCGCGCGCTAA
- a CDS encoding NADH-quinone oxidoreductase subunit C yields the protein MTTHLETLVAALQSTLGERAEITVALGEVTVVLKAADYHQAMKQLRDDAALRFDTLIDLCGVDYQSYGEGAWDGLRFAAVTHLLSVEKNWRVRVRVFAPDDDMPLVPSVVDIWRAANWFEREAFDLYGILFEGHNDLRRILTDYGFIGHPFRKDFPVSGYVEMRYDPEQKRVIYQPVTIEPRENVPRVIREENYGMK from the coding sequence ATGACTACACATCTGGAAACACTGGTCGCCGCCCTGCAAAGCACACTGGGCGAGCGGGCCGAAATCACGGTCGCCCTGGGCGAAGTGACGGTGGTGCTGAAAGCCGCCGACTACCACCAAGCAATGAAACAGCTGCGCGATGACGCAGCTTTGCGTTTTGATACGCTGATCGATTTGTGCGGCGTGGATTATCAAAGCTACGGCGAAGGCGCCTGGGACGGTCTGCGTTTCGCCGCCGTTACCCACCTGCTGTCGGTCGAGAAAAACTGGCGCGTGCGCGTGCGCGTGTTCGCGCCGGACGACGACATGCCGCTGGTGCCGTCGGTGGTGGACATCTGGCGTGCCGCCAACTGGTTCGAGCGCGAAGCGTTCGACCTGTACGGCATCCTGTTCGAAGGCCACAACGACCTGCGCCGCATTCTGACCGACTACGGCTTCATCGGCCACCCGTTCCGCAAGGACTTCCCGGTATCGGGCTATGTGGAAATGCGCTACGACCCTGAGCAGAAGCGCGTGATCTACCAGCCTGTGACGATCGAACCGCGCGAGAACGTGCCGCGCGTGATCCGCGAAGAAAACTACGGGATGAAATAA
- a CDS encoding NADH-quinone oxidoreductase subunit D, producing MAEIKNYTLNFGPQHPAAHGVLRLVLELDGEVIQRADPHIGLLHRATEKLAEQKTYLQSVPYMDRLDYVSMMCNEHAYVMAIEKLLGLEVPLRAQYIRVMFDEITRLLNHLLWLGAHALDVGAMGPFLYAFRDREDLMDCYEAVSGARMHAAYYRPGGVYRDLPDVMPQYKASLIRNAKALAERNENRQGSMLDFIEDFTRRFPTYVDEYETLLTDNRIWKQRTVGVGVVSPEDAKAMGFTGAMLRGSGVAWDLRKNQPYEVYDLMDFDIPIGTNGDSYDRYLVRIEEMRQSNRIIKQCVEWLRNNPGPVMSSNRKVAPPSRVDMKTNMESLIHHFKLFTEGFHVPPGEAYSAVEHPKGEFGIYLVSDGANKPYRMKIRAPGFAHLQGLDEMARGHMIADAVTIIGTQDIVFGEIDR from the coding sequence ATGGCTGAGATTAAGAACTACACCCTGAACTTTGGTCCGCAGCACCCGGCAGCGCACGGCGTGCTGCGCCTGGTGCTGGAGCTGGACGGCGAGGTGATCCAGCGCGCCGACCCGCATATCGGCCTGCTGCACCGCGCCACCGAAAAACTGGCCGAGCAGAAGACCTATCTGCAATCGGTGCCGTACATGGACCGCCTCGACTACGTGTCGATGATGTGCAACGAGCACGCCTACGTGATGGCGATCGAGAAGCTGCTGGGTCTCGAAGTGCCGCTGCGCGCGCAGTACATCCGCGTCATGTTCGACGAGATCACCCGTCTGCTGAACCATCTGCTGTGGCTCGGCGCGCACGCGCTGGACGTCGGTGCCATGGGCCCGTTCCTGTACGCCTTCCGCGACCGCGAAGACCTGATGGACTGCTACGAAGCGGTATCGGGCGCGCGCATGCACGCGGCCTACTACCGTCCGGGCGGCGTGTACCGCGACCTGCCGGACGTCATGCCGCAGTACAAGGCATCGCTGATCCGCAACGCGAAGGCACTGGCCGAGCGTAACGAGAACCGCCAGGGCTCGATGCTGGACTTCATCGAAGACTTCACGCGCCGCTTCCCGACCTATGTCGACGAATACGAAACCCTGCTGACCGATAACCGTATCTGGAAGCAGCGTACCGTGGGCGTGGGCGTGGTGTCGCCGGAAGACGCGAAAGCCATGGGCTTCACCGGCGCCATGCTGCGCGGCTCGGGCGTGGCCTGGGACCTGCGCAAGAACCAGCCTTATGAAGTGTACGATCTGATGGATTTCGATATCCCGATCGGCACCAACGGCGACAGCTACGACCGTTACCTGGTGCGTATCGAAGAGATGCGCCAGTCGAACCGCATCATCAAGCAGTGCGTGGAGTGGCTGCGCAACAATCCAGGTCCGGTCATGTCCAGCAACCGCAAGGTGGCGCCGCCATCGCGCGTGGACATGAAGACCAATATGGAATCGCTGATCCACCACTTCAAGCTGTTTACCGAAGGTTTCCACGTGCCGCCAGGCGAAGCTTACAGCGCCGTGGAGCACCCGAAGGGCGAATTCGGTATTTACCTGGTGTCGGATGGCGCCAACAAGCCGTACCGCATGAAGATCCGCGCACCGGGCTTTGCCCACCTGCAGGGTCTGGACGAAATGGCACGCGGCCACATGATCGCCGACGCCGTGACCATCATCGGTACCCAGGATATCGTTTTCGGCGAAATCGACAGATAA
- the nuoE gene encoding NADH-quinone oxidoreductase subunit NuoE — MLLSEQCYKKIDRELAKYPADQRQSAVMASLAHAQVELGWLSPETMKEIADYIGMPAIAVQEVATFYNMYNLKPVGKHKITVCTNLPCALSGGERAAKHLKEKLGIDYRETSGDGEFTLMEGECMGACGDAPVLLVNNHRMCSHMSNDKIDALVEELKK, encoded by the coding sequence ATGTTGTTATCAGAGCAGTGCTACAAAAAAATCGACCGCGAGTTGGCCAAGTACCCGGCCGACCAGCGCCAGTCGGCCGTGATGGCCTCGCTGGCCCACGCCCAGGTTGAACTGGGCTGGCTGTCGCCGGAAACCATGAAGGAAATCGCCGACTACATCGGCATGCCGGCCATCGCCGTGCAGGAAGTGGCGACCTTCTACAATATGTATAACCTGAAGCCGGTCGGCAAGCACAAGATCACCGTGTGCACCAACCTGCCTTGCGCCCTGTCGGGCGGCGAGCGCGCGGCTAAACACCTGAAAGAAAAACTGGGCATCGACTACCGCGAAACCTCCGGCGACGGCGAGTTCACGCTGATGGAAGGCGAGTGCATGGGCGCCTGCGGCGACGCACCGGTGCTGCTGGTGAACAACCATCGCATGTGCAGCCATATGTCCAATGACAAAATCGATGCCCTCGTGGAGGAACTGAAGAAATGA